A section of the Larus michahellis chromosome 1, bLarMic1.1, whole genome shotgun sequence genome encodes:
- the LOC141737468 gene encoding uncharacterized protein LOC141737468, whose product MDSMTDRGSSSFSSLYSFPEPRPGAMAELAALDRSGPRHPPRAVKGRVEEPGPALCQEPPLELPTRTKQEPVPRESRDRAQSPVDTQPSPCSPPAMASDQGELVMELLRCFECTQEMARQCCEMLKVLQARWQGAAGACDRNLPGEPFHPLGRMEAQQQLGATVKPQHLEAERPWVGANMDKSQDWGHGQGEGHRTRQKCEGEGKEQPCGARQGEPGGSEEKQQDGAGREQLHGAKHQQPPRLRQEHPHGCGREEGQGAEPRECGSAAQQPPSQGHGRQVALLGALGHCQDLGGGEAAARRGRGQGV is encoded by the coding sequence ATGGACTCCATGACAGACAGAGGCTCctcttccttcagctccctctacTCCTTCCCGGAGCCCCGGCCTGGTGCGATGGCGGAGCTGGCAGCACTCGACCGCTCAGGACCACGCCATCCCCCCAGGGCTGtcaaggggagggtggaggagccagggccagccctctgccaggagcCCCCACTGGAACTGCCAACAAGGACCAAGCAAGAGCCGGtccccagggaaagcagggacagggCGCAGAGCCCTGTGGACACGCAGccttcaccctgcagccccccagccatggcCTCGGACCAAGGGGAGCTGGTCATGGAGCTCCTCCGCTGTTTCGAGTGCACCCAGGAGATGGCCAGGCAGTGCTGTGAGATGctgaaggtgctgcaggcccgtTGGCAAGGGGCAGCGGGGGCCTGTGATCGGAACCTCCCCGGGGAGCCCTTCCATCCCCTGGGCAGGATGGaggcgcagcagcagctgggggccacAGTGAAGCCCCAGCACCTGGAAGCGGAGCGGCCGTGGGTGGGTGCAAACATGGATAAGTCTCAAGATTGGGGACATGGACAAGGAGAAGGACACAGGACGAGACAGAagtgtgaaggagaaggaaaggagcagccctgtggagctcGGCAGGGGGAGCCTGGTggaagtgaagagaaacagcaagacGGGGCCGGGCGAGAACAACTCCATGGGgccaagcaccagcagccccccaggctcaGGCAGGAGCACCCCCACGGATGCggaagggaggagggacagggcgCAGAGCCCCGTGAATGTGGTTCCGccgcccagcagccccccagccaagGCCACGGACGACAAGTTGCTCTACTTGGAGCTCTTGGACACTGTCAAGAccttggaggaggagaggcagcagcacggcgAGGTCGTGGACAGGGAGTGTGA